One part of the Salinivirga cyanobacteriivorans genome encodes these proteins:
- a CDS encoding isocitrate/isopropylmalate dehydrogenase family protein: MSKRTIVAMPGDGIGKNVLEEAIRVLEAAGFEANYVEGDIGWEFWKKEGNPLPDRTLKLLEEHKIGLFGAITSKPKDAAAEELAPELRDKGLVYSSPIVGLRQHFGLDICLRPCRTYKGNPLNFIRRGPNDTIEEPKIDVAIFRQNTEGLYGGVEWSNPPKEVHDTLMTHPKFKKNFGDVPKEEISVSTRIFTKKATERILRAAFDYAKDNGYKSVTVCEKPNVIRETSGMMFKMAQEIKDKDYPDIELWNTNIDAQMMWLTKNPENYGVIVAGNMFGDIVSDGFAGLIGGLGFACSAQMNPDSGVAVFEPTHGSAPKYADYDISITNPIAMMESACMMLDFIKEDEIAKKIRTAIAEVIAEGKVQTYDMKKMRGKPDVVKNGAASTTEMADAIIAKMK, encoded by the coding sequence ATGAGTAAACGCACAATTGTAGCCATGCCTGGAGACGGAATTGGTAAAAATGTACTTGAAGAAGCCATACGTGTACTTGAAGCAGCAGGCTTTGAGGCCAATTACGTAGAAGGTGATATTGGCTGGGAATTTTGGAAAAAAGAAGGAAATCCGCTCCCCGACCGCACCTTAAAACTGTTGGAAGAACACAAAATCGGGTTATTTGGTGCCATCACATCAAAACCAAAAGATGCTGCCGCAGAGGAACTTGCTCCGGAACTGCGCGACAAAGGATTGGTTTATTCAAGTCCTATTGTTGGTTTGCGTCAACATTTTGGGCTCGACATTTGTCTGCGTCCTTGCCGCACCTATAAAGGCAACCCCCTGAACTTTATTCGCCGCGGACCCAACGACACCATCGAAGAACCAAAAATAGATGTAGCAATATTCCGCCAAAATACTGAAGGACTTTATGGAGGTGTAGAATGGAGTAACCCGCCAAAAGAGGTACACGATACACTTATGACGCACCCCAAATTCAAAAAGAACTTTGGTGATGTACCAAAAGAAGAAATTTCAGTATCTACACGTATTTTCACAAAAAAAGCCACAGAACGCATCCTTCGCGCTGCATTTGACTATGCTAAAGACAATGGATACAAATCAGTAACTGTATGTGAAAAACCAAATGTAATTAGAGAAACATCAGGGATGATGTTTAAAATGGCCCAGGAAATCAAGGATAAAGATTACCCTGATATTGAACTTTGGAATACCAACATTGACGCCCAAATGATGTGGCTGACCAAAAACCCTGAAAATTACGGTGTAATTGTGGCAGGTAACATGTTTGGCGATATTGTATCTGACGGATTTGCCGGACTTATTGGAGGTTTAGGTTTTGCATGCTCTGCACAAATGAACCCCGACAGTGGTGTTGCCGTATTTGAGCCTACACACGGCAGTGCGCCAAAATATGCCGATTATGATATTTCAATCACCAACCCGATTGCTATGATGGAATCGGCCTGTATGATGCTGGACTTCATTAAAGAGGACGAAATTGCAAAGAAAATCCGCACAGCCATAGCAGAAGTTATTGCTGAAGGCAAAGTTCAAACTTACGACATGAAAAAAATGCGCGGAAAACCTGATGTTGTTAAAAACGGTGCTGCCTCTACAACCGAAATGGCAGATGCTATTATTGCAAAAATGAAGTAA
- a CDS encoding DUF4372 domain-containing protein, which produces MDKTTHFFGTSVFGQLISLIDSKIITASAKKHGSDHYVKKFKTKDHLISMLFCSFAKCTSLREVSGAMLGLSGKTKHFQLNHIPKKSTL; this is translated from the coding sequence ATGGATAAAACTACACATTTTTTTGGAACATCGGTTTTCGGACAGCTGATTTCCTTAATTGATTCAAAAATCATTACTGCAAGTGCAAAAAAGCACGGTTCGGATCACTATGTAAAGAAGTTTAAAACTAAAGATCACTTAATTAGCATGCTGTTTTGTTCTTTTGCCAAATGCACATCTTTACGCGAAGTAAGTGGCGCAATGCTTGGTTTATCAGGTAAAACCAAACATTTTCAGTTAAATCATATTCCAAAGAAAAGTACCTTGTGA
- a CDS encoding transposase, with the protein MFGEIYNKLLKQYGHYISDSRIKDVINKQVEIIDSSTISLFKDILKCVGRNPENGKKKGGIKLHATINVDETAPKMVWLTSAATHDHVLLSRLKHNANTIYVFDKGYNDYKAFDKFSQTDTGFVTRIKDNAAYKTLNDCKIEEHIHSGVEKDEIIEVQVKQDNNTTPLRLRKVQFYDRTLKRRFEFLTNLFEMRADLIAALSTDALKIFVK; encoded by the coding sequence GTGTTCGGAGAAATCTACAATAAGCTACTCAAACAATATGGTCATTATATTTCGGACAGCAGAATTAAAGATGTAATAAACAAGCAAGTAGAGATTATTGACAGCTCAACCATCAGTTTGTTTAAAGACATATTGAAGTGTGTTGGACGGAATCCGGAAAATGGCAAAAAGAAAGGTGGTATAAAACTTCATGCAACAATAAATGTAGACGAAACTGCACCCAAGATGGTTTGGCTCACCAGTGCTGCCACTCATGACCATGTATTGTTAAGTAGGCTTAAACATAATGCAAACACAATATACGTATTTGACAAAGGTTATAATGATTATAAAGCCTTTGATAAATTTTCGCAAACAGATACAGGTTTTGTCACACGAATAAAGGATAATGCAGCATATAAAACGCTAAATGATTGTAAGATAGAAGAACATATTCATAGTGGAGTTGAAAAAGATGAAATCATAGAAGTGCAAGTCAAACAAGATAACAACACAACACCCCTAAGACTTCGTAAAGTTCAGTTTTATGATAGAACCCTAAAAAGACGTTTTGAGTTTTTAACTAACTTATTTGAAATGAGGGCTGATTTAATAGCTGCTCTTAGTACTGATGCGTTAAAAATTTTCGTTAAATAA
- a CDS encoding IS4 family transposase gives MFQRSDKNHTLLDLRGSIPSYILITDGKYHDSNVLDLIIPEINAIYVMDKAYIDFKALFRMNELGAFFISRAKTTIDFSVIENNYNIDESTGLRGDRTIILNGIKTKKLYPEKLRLVEFYDDEKDIVLTFLTNNSSATALEIARLYRNRWQIETFFKWIKQNLTIKKLWGHSENAVNIHVWVAICTYLIIAKVKHEFKSELSIYEIMQILGISVFDKTPIQELLTEYQINQDVKDQLNLFNENF, from the coding sequence ATATTCCAGAGGAGCGATAAAAACCATACTTTACTTGATTTAAGAGGAAGTATTCCTTCATATATTCTCATCACCGATGGTAAATATCACGATAGCAATGTACTTGATTTAATAATACCTGAAATAAATGCTATTTATGTTATGGACAAGGCATATATCGACTTTAAAGCATTGTTTCGGATGAATGAACTAGGAGCTTTCTTTATATCCAGAGCGAAAACAACGATAGATTTTTCAGTGATTGAAAATAATTATAATATCGATGAATCTACAGGATTAAGAGGAGATAGGACAATCATTCTCAATGGAATTAAAACGAAAAAGTTGTATCCTGAAAAATTAAGATTAGTCGAGTTCTATGATGACGAAAAAGACATTGTCCTAACTTTTCTAACTAACAATAGCTCTGCTACAGCGCTTGAAATTGCTCGTCTATATCGGAACCGTTGGCAAATAGAGACTTTTTTCAAATGGATTAAGCAAAATCTTACCATAAAGAAGCTCTGGGGACACTCTGAAAATGCTGTTAATATACATGTATGGGTAGCTATTTGCACTTACCTCATAATTGCTAAAGTGAAGCATGAATTTAAAAGTGAACTTTCGATTTATGAGATTATGCAAATTTTAGGTATTTCGGTATTTGATAAAACTCCTATACAAGAATTACTTACAGAATATCAAATCAATCAAGATGTCAAAGATCAGCTAAATTTATTTAACGAAAATTTTTAA
- a CDS encoding DUF4372 domain-containing protein, which translates to MNSGKYVFIQLLQFINRYEFDKLVDKYNGDYRTRDFNCWNQFIQLFFGQLTARNSLRDICTCLKAHKNKLYHLGVKQYVNQSSLSRANERRDSRIFADFGNYLIHHVRPLYADSVIPNVEIDNEVFALDSTTVSLSLKLFSWAPGKYSRGAIKTILYLI; encoded by the coding sequence ATGAATTCTGGTAAATACGTTTTTATACAACTCTTGCAATTTATCAATCGTTATGAATTTGATAAATTGGTAGATAAATACAATGGAGATTACAGAACAAGAGATTTCAATTGTTGGAATCAGTTTATTCAGTTGTTTTTTGGTCAACTGACAGCAAGAAACTCATTGAGAGATATTTGTACCTGCTTAAAGGCTCATAAAAATAAGCTTTATCATTTAGGCGTAAAACAATATGTTAACCAGTCTTCTTTATCAAGGGCTAATGAACGTAGAGACTCAAGGATATTTGCTGATTTTGGCAATTACCTAATCCATCATGTCAGACCCTTATACGCGGATTCTGTCATTCCTAATGTAGAGATCGATAATGAAGTTTTTGCATTGGATTCGACAACAGTTTCTCTTAGTTTAAAACTATTTAGTTGGGCTCCAGGTAAATATTCCAGAGGAGCGATAAAAACCATACTTTACTTGATTTAA